A single Mangrovimonas sp. YM274 DNA region contains:
- a CDS encoding DUF4296 domain-containing protein, which translates to MKQLLSFSVLIAVFFGCQDVKKPKKPDNLIAKDKMSDILYDVFVMNAAKSMKKQTLEDNGIHPEQYVFNKHGIDSMQFAKSNDYYAYDVEAYDAIVKEVEKRIDAQKKHFDSIREVEEAEKTRKQDSIKKVKDSIRAPRIPKKVIAGDSLRIDALKKLKKPLGQ; encoded by the coding sequence ATGAAACAACTACTGAGTTTTTCTGTACTAATAGCTGTTTTTTTTGGGTGTCAGGATGTGAAAAAGCCTAAAAAGCCAGACAACCTGATTGCCAAAGATAAAATGTCGGATATCCTTTATGATGTTTTTGTGATGAATGCTGCTAAGTCTATGAAAAAACAAACCTTAGAAGACAACGGAATTCATCCTGAACAATATGTCTTTAACAAGCATGGCATTGATAGTATGCAGTTCGCAAAAAGCAATGATTATTATGCTTACGATGTTGAAGCTTATGACGCCATTGTTAAGGAGGTAGAGAAGCGCATCGATGCTCAGAAAAAACATTTTGACTCTATTCGTGAGGTTGAGGAGGCAGAGAAAACACGTAAGCAAGATTCTATAAAAAAGGTAAAAGATTCCATTAGAGCACCAAGAATACCTAAAAAAGTAATTGCGGGAGA
- a CDS encoding dihydroorotase, with the protein MKTNTVLIKNAKIVNEGKIVEGDILIEGEYIKEIADSISAKSSSVKVIDAEGNYVFPGAIDDQVHFREPGLTHKANIETESKAAIAGGITTFIEMPNTVPQTTTIEKLEEKFAIAAETSHANYSFMFGGTNDNLEEILKVDEKNVAALKLFLGSSTGNMLVDDPKTLEKIFSSTNLLIAVHCEDEETIKTNLAKYTEKYGDDIPIKFHPEIRSEEACYLSSSKAIELAKKTGARLHIFHLSTAKETELFTNKIPLKEKKITAEVCIHHLWFSDEDYDAKGTLIKWNPAVKSAKDREGLWKALLDGRIDVIATDHAPHTLEEKKNVYTKAPSGGPLVQHALVAMIEAYHKEKISLEKIVEKMCHNPAILFQIEKRGYIREGYFADLVIVDVNSPWSVKKENILYKCGWSPFEGTTFKSRITHTFVNGYLVYNNFKFTNGKAAKRLTFDR; encoded by the coding sequence ATGAAAACAAATACGGTACTTATTAAAAATGCCAAAATTGTTAATGAAGGCAAAATTGTTGAAGGTGATATTTTAATTGAGGGAGAGTATATCAAAGAGATTGCGGATTCCATAAGTGCAAAATCATCGAGTGTAAAGGTGATTGATGCCGAAGGGAATTATGTGTTTCCCGGTGCTATTGATGACCAAGTACATTTTAGAGAGCCTGGTTTAACCCATAAAGCAAATATTGAAACCGAATCCAAAGCTGCCATTGCAGGTGGGATTACTACTTTTATAGAAATGCCTAACACGGTGCCTCAAACCACTACCATTGAAAAGTTGGAGGAAAAGTTTGCCATTGCGGCCGAAACGTCGCATGCCAATTATTCCTTTATGTTTGGTGGGACCAACGACAACTTGGAGGAAATTTTAAAAGTAGACGAAAAGAATGTAGCGGCCTTAAAATTGTTTTTGGGTTCTTCTACGGGAAACATGTTGGTGGACGATCCAAAAACTTTGGAAAAAATCTTCAGCAGTACCAATTTATTGATAGCTGTACACTGTGAGGACGAAGAAACTATAAAAACCAACCTGGCTAAGTATACTGAAAAGTATGGTGATGATATTCCAATTAAGTTCCATCCAGAAATTAGAAGCGAAGAGGCTTGCTATTTGTCGTCTTCAAAAGCTATTGAGTTAGCTAAGAAAACAGGAGCAAGATTACATATATTCCATTTGTCTACAGCAAAAGAGACTGAACTGTTCACTAATAAGATACCGTTAAAGGAGAAAAAAATTACAGCCGAAGTTTGTATACACCACCTTTGGTTTAGTGATGAAGATTACGATGCCAAAGGAACGCTTATTAAATGGAATCCAGCGGTAAAATCAGCCAAGGATAGAGAAGGACTTTGGAAAGCTTTGTTGGATGGTCGTATAGATGTGATTGCTACAGATCATGCACCACATACTTTGGAAGAAAAGAAAAATGTGTATACCAAAGCCCCTTCAGGAGGACCCTTGGTTCAGCATGCTTTGGTGGCCATGATTGAGGCCTACCACAAAGAAAAGATATCATTAGAGAAAATCGTTGAGAAAATGTGCCACAACCCGGCCATTTTGTTCCAGATAGAAAAAAGAGGGTATATCCGTGAAGGCTATTTTGCCGATTTAGTGATTGTAGATGTCAACAGTCCATGGTCTGTGAAAAAGGAGAATATTCTTTACAAATGCGGTTGGTCACCATTTGAAGGGACAACCTTTAAATCTCGTATTACCCACACATTTGTAAACGGTTACTTGGTCTATAATAACTTTAAGTTTACCAACGGTAAAGCAGCCAAAAGATTAACTTTTGACAGATGA
- a CDS encoding polyprenol monophosphomannose synthase, producing the protein MRDAIVIIPTYNEIENIEAIIRAVFTQDKAFDILVVDDNSPDLTGLKVVELQKEFPDSLFLLKRESKTGLGRAYIDGFKWCLERSYGYIFEMDADFSHDPKDLVRLYRACAQEGADVSIGSRYIKGVNVVNWPMSRVLMSYFASKYVRLITRMKLQDTTAGFVCYKRHVLEAINLDDIKFVGYAFQIEMKFKAYLKKFKIIEVPVIFTDRSKGKSKMSSGIISEAIFGVLNMKLKSLVGK; encoded by the coding sequence ATGAGGGATGCCATTGTCATCATACCAACCTATAACGAAATTGAAAATATTGAGGCCATAATCAGGGCCGTATTTACTCAGGACAAGGCCTTCGATATATTGGTGGTTGATGATAACTCCCCGGATTTAACAGGACTTAAAGTTGTTGAACTTCAAAAGGAGTTTCCAGATTCCTTATTTTTGTTAAAGCGCGAGAGCAAAACTGGTTTGGGAAGAGCTTATATAGATGGGTTCAAATGGTGTTTGGAGCGAAGTTATGGATACATTTTTGAAATGGACGCCGATTTCTCTCATGACCCTAAAGACCTGGTAAGGCTGTATCGTGCCTGCGCCCAAGAAGGTGCCGATGTGTCTATTGGCTCACGTTACATCAAGGGGGTTAATGTGGTTAATTGGCCCATGAGCCGTGTATTGATGTCGTATTTTGCATCAAAATATGTAAGGTTGATTACTCGTATGAAGCTTCAGGATACCACGGCTGGTTTTGTATGCTATAAGCGCCATGTGTTGGAAGCCATTAATTTGGACGACATCAAATTTGTGGGCTACGCCTTTCAAATTGAAATGAAATTTAAAGCGTATCTTAAAAAATTTAAAATTATAGAAGTGCCCGTGATCTTCACGGACCGTTCCAAAGGGAAGTCAAAAATGAGCAGTGGAATTATCTCTGAAGCCATTTTTGGAGTGTTGAATATGAAATTAAAAAGCTTAGTTGGGAAATAG